From a region of the Methanoculleus receptaculi genome:
- a CDS encoding serpin family protein, which translates to MDRNAIGLLLLAGIIALGCIAAGCTGTEEAAPADSTPPAGEGTASPDDVAESISNVTDGNNRFALDLYRQISSDPAYAGRNIFFSPYSISSALAITYEGARGTTADEIRSVLSLPADDTIRRQGFAALNAGLNRGSDNYTLRIANALWAEETHRFLPDYTEVAEQWYGANVTNLDFVSDAEGSRETINRWVEEKTEDRIRDLLPPGSIDSITRLVITNAIYFKGDWVREFNPDETTDEEFRVSPEKTVTVPMMHMTDEEAIYPYTETDTLQVLEMPYAHGNETGISMIVLLPKDENLTALEEALDADTIAELRDSLVEQRVRVVFPKFRLETGYTLSQILADMGMPAVFSVDADLSGMDGTDMLFVNEVYHKAFVDVNEEGTEAAAATGVVVSIKGAPGGDTTPVFRADHPFVFLIVERDNGTILFAGRVVNPVSQ; encoded by the coding sequence ATGGACAGAAACGCCATCGGCCTGCTGCTTCTCGCAGGCATTATAGCACTCGGGTGCATCGCTGCCGGATGCACCGGGACGGAAGAGGCCGCGCCTGCGGATTCCACCCCTCCTGCCGGCGAGGGGACCGCGAGTCCGGATGATGTTGCAGAAAGCATCAGCAACGTCACGGATGGGAACAACCGGTTCGCGCTCGATCTCTACAGGCAGATCTCAAGCGACCCGGCATACGCTGGCAGGAACATCTTCTTCTCCCCCTACAGCATCTCTTCGGCGCTCGCGATCACCTACGAGGGCGCCCGCGGCACAACCGCAGACGAGATCAGGTCGGTGCTCAGCCTCCCCGCCGACGATACCATCCGGCGACAGGGGTTTGCCGCGCTCAACGCCGGCCTGAACAGGGGTAGCGACAACTACACCCTCCGCATTGCAAACGCCCTCTGGGCAGAGGAGACCCATCGGTTCCTCCCGGACTACACCGAGGTGGCGGAACAGTGGTATGGGGCAAACGTCACGAACCTTGACTTCGTGAGCGACGCCGAAGGCTCGCGGGAGACGATCAACCGGTGGGTGGAGGAGAAGACCGAAGATAGGATCCGCGACCTGCTCCCGCCGGGTTCGATCGACTCGATCACCCGTCTCGTGATCACAAACGCGATCTACTTCAAGGGAGACTGGGTCAGAGAGTTCAACCCGGATGAAACAACTGATGAAGAGTTCCGGGTTTCGCCTGAGAAGACTGTGACCGTCCCGATGATGCACATGACCGATGAGGAGGCCATCTATCCCTACACCGAGACCGATACCCTCCAGGTGCTCGAGATGCCCTACGCGCACGGGAACGAAACCGGGATATCCATGATCGTCCTCCTCCCGAAGGACGAGAACCTGACGGCATTGGAGGAGGCTCTTGACGCTGATACGATTGCAGAACTCCGGGATTCGCTGGTCGAGCAGCGGGTCAGGGTTGTCTTCCCGAAGTTCAGGCTTGAGACCGGCTACACACTCAGCCAGATTCTCGCGGATATGGGTATGCCAGCGGTCTTTTCCGTTGATGCCGACCTCTCGGGGATGGACGGCACAGATATGCTCTTCGTCAATGAGGTCTATCACAAAGCCTTCGTCGATGTGAACGAGGAGGGCACCGAGGCCGCAGCAGCGACGGGTGTGGTCGTGAGCATCAAGGGTGCACCCGGCGGCGACACCACGCCCGTATTCCGGGCGGATCACCCGTTCGTCTTCCTGATCGTCGAGAGGGATAACGGCACGATCCTCTTTGCGGGCCGGGTCGTGAACCCTGTGAGTCAGTAG
- the map gene encoding type II methionyl aminopeptidase: MSMDDRVCDAYREAGALARKVLRRGAGLVKEGVSLLEMVETTERMVVEEGAQLAFPLNVSFNEAAAHDTAMPGDERTFARGDLIKVDLGVHVDGYIADTAMTVDLGNHGPLVEASRAALDAAIAAVRPGIAAGDLGTIIQSKIEGHGYKPVANLTGHGLERYDLHAKPMIPNIAMNGGAILVEGMVFAIEPFATTGSGRVVEAPRVEIYKQVAARPARLPSAKRILEIARPRRGLPFSRRWVPGDKVDLGLSTLVRTGVIHPFPVLHDIQGSFVSQAEHTLIVTADGCEVTTR, from the coding sequence ATGAGCATGGATGACAGAGTCTGCGACGCCTACCGGGAAGCCGGGGCGCTGGCAAGGAAGGTCCTCCGCAGGGGGGCGGGGCTCGTGAAAGAGGGGGTCTCTCTCCTTGAAATGGTTGAAACGACGGAGAGAATGGTGGTTGAGGAGGGTGCACAACTTGCCTTCCCCTTAAACGTCTCCTTCAACGAGGCCGCAGCACACGACACCGCCATGCCGGGCGATGAACGGACCTTTGCCAGGGGAGACCTGATCAAGGTTGATCTCGGTGTCCACGTTGACGGCTATATCGCCGACACCGCGATGACCGTCGACCTCGGCAATCACGGCCCGCTCGTCGAGGCATCCCGTGCGGCCCTCGATGCAGCGATCGCCGCCGTTCGACCGGGGATTGCCGCTGGTGACCTGGGGACGATCATCCAGTCGAAGATCGAGGGGCATGGCTACAAACCGGTTGCAAACCTCACGGGGCACGGTCTTGAACGCTACGATCTACATGCAAAACCCATGATACCTAACATTGCCATGAACGGCGGGGCGATCCTTGTGGAGGGGATGGTCTTTGCAATCGAACCTTTTGCCACAACGGGATCGGGGAGGGTTGTAGAGGCGCCCAGGGTGGAGATCTATAAACAGGTTGCGGCCCGCCCCGCACGATTGCCGTCGGCCAAACGGATCCTCGAGATCGCCCGGCCGCGGCGAGGACTTCCGTTCTCGCGGCGCTGGGTGCCGGGGGACAAGGTCGATCTGGGGTTATCCACGCTGGTGCGAACCGGGGTCATTCACCCGTTCCCTGTTCTGCACGATATCCAGGGTTCGTTCGTCTCTCAGGCCGAACATACCCTGATAGTTACAGCGGATGGGTGTGAGGTCACCACCCGCTGA
- a CDS encoding ABC transporter substrate-binding protein translates to MNRRIILILLLLLLAVPASAAEGSIPGDADGDDVLTFSEYTAAALSYLDAAYMGGAGEIDRDDILDAAWVYARWDGKPLLVTDSSGRDLTLYRPLRRVVTFSGEALETLRSVGFDMEKVVAVDKYTHEKSTFFPECQDKPNVGSIWSPDMERVVSLRPDAVFLYASISTSACDDIQRRLEASCPGIRVFRFDCFKPATYPEEIRKIAAIVDEPWQGEEFASFYESTMDRIREGTADIPVDERVRVYFEYWTDYKTVAAGSGYNEKIEIAGGLNPFAGESGEYPIIDPEAVIVADPQVIVKLAGQGLAVGGYARRDTEALAEIRSALLERPGWSRISAVKDGRVYVIHSDILGGAQHFIGTAYLAKWFYPDRFADLDPHAIHQRYLSEFQGIDFDLASMGSFVYPE, encoded by the coding sequence ATGAACCGGCGTATCATCCTCATCCTTCTCCTCCTCCTCCTCGCCGTCCCGGCATCGGCGGCTGAGGGCAGCATACCGGGAGATGCCGATGGGGATGACGTCCTCACCTTCAGCGAGTACACCGCGGCAGCCCTCTCCTATCTCGACGCCGCCTACATGGGTGGTGCCGGAGAGATAGACCGCGATGACATCCTGGACGCCGCCTGGGTCTACGCCCGCTGGGATGGAAAACCGCTTCTGGTCACCGACTCATCTGGAAGAGACCTGACGCTCTACCGCCCCCTGCGCCGGGTTGTGACCTTCAGCGGTGAGGCTCTCGAGACGCTGCGGTCTGTCGGGTTCGATATGGAGAAGGTTGTGGCCGTCGACAAGTACACCCACGAGAAAAGCACGTTCTTCCCCGAATGCCAGGATAAACCGAACGTCGGTTCGATCTGGTCGCCAGATATGGAGAGGGTCGTCTCCCTCCGGCCGGACGCCGTATTCCTCTACGCGAGTATCAGCACATCGGCCTGCGACGATATCCAGCGCAGGCTTGAGGCGAGCTGTCCTGGTATCCGGGTTTTCAGGTTCGACTGCTTTAAGCCCGCAACCTATCCGGAGGAGATCCGAAAGATCGCCGCGATCGTAGACGAACCCTGGCAGGGAGAAGAGTTTGCCTCATTCTACGAGTCGACGATGGACAGGATCCGGGAGGGCACGGCAGATATACCGGTCGATGAGCGTGTCCGGGTATACTTCGAGTACTGGACGGACTACAAGACCGTCGCGGCCGGATCCGGGTATAACGAGAAGATCGAGATCGCTGGTGGGCTGAACCCCTTTGCCGGCGAGAGCGGGGAGTATCCCATCATCGACCCTGAGGCGGTCATCGTCGCTGACCCGCAGGTGATCGTGAAACTGGCCGGGCAGGGCCTGGCCGTCGGCGGCTACGCCCGGCGCGACACAGAAGCGCTGGCCGAGATCAGGTCGGCGCTGCTTGAACGCCCCGGCTGGTCCAGGATCTCCGCCGTGAAGGACGGTCGGGTCTACGTCATCCATTCGGATATCCTTGGCGGTGCCCAGCACTTCATCGGGACGGCTTACCTGGCGAAGTGGTTCTACCCCGACAGGTTCGCCGACCTCGACCCGCACGCCATCCACCAGCGTTACTTAAGCGAGTTCCAGGGGATCGATTTCGATCTCGCGTCTATGGGAAGTTTCGTCTACCCCGAATAG
- a CDS encoding Xaa-Pro peptidase family protein, whose amino-acid sequence MVSSETDRTNWLDSAIQDAGAAAYVAYGSSADANVRYLTRFRTTDPVVYVHKPGERGLIVVSQMEYERAVRESTAAVVTRADVGFLDCIRAGESRWRATAHVIADMAGGPLLAPSFFPFALARHLESFQPVILDEKGVVERMRAVKTPEEIQWIRGAQHVTEAAMDRGIALIRSSVPKDGLLYRNGAPLTSEAVRTEMHTTLLAHGYRGIDTIVSCGPDTALPHHQGRGPLLEDEPIVIDIFPQDERTGYHADMTRTVVKGEPSPAIREMYDAVRAAKEHAISMLRAGAHGADLHREVVEFFRDRGYESNMRGFTHSLGHGVGLEVHEDPSLGPEGGELCAGNVVTVEPGLYYPGIGGVRLEDMGVVTETGFDRFTQYEERLTV is encoded by the coding sequence GTGGTATCCTCAGAGACTGATAGAACGAACTGGCTGGATTCGGCCATACAGGATGCTGGTGCGGCGGCATACGTGGCTTACGGCTCGTCTGCAGACGCCAATGTGCGTTACCTGACCCGGTTTCGCACCACCGACCCTGTGGTGTATGTCCACAAACCCGGGGAGCGCGGGTTGATCGTGGTCTCGCAGATGGAGTATGAACGTGCGGTGCGCGAATCGACGGCAGCGGTGGTCACCCGTGCCGACGTCGGGTTCCTCGACTGCATCAGGGCAGGGGAGTCCCGCTGGCGGGCGACAGCGCACGTGATCGCAGACATGGCCGGCGGCCCTCTCCTCGCCCCCTCTTTCTTCCCGTTTGCCCTCGCCAGGCACCTGGAGTCGTTTCAACCGGTCATACTCGACGAGAAAGGTGTTGTTGAGAGGATGAGGGCGGTCAAGACGCCGGAAGAGATCCAGTGGATACGCGGTGCCCAGCACGTTACCGAGGCTGCGATGGACAGGGGTATAGCGCTTATCCGTTCATCCGTCCCGAAAGATGGCCTCCTTTATCGGAATGGTGCACCCCTCACCTCCGAAGCCGTCAGAACGGAGATGCACACCACTCTCCTTGCTCATGGTTACCGTGGGATCGATACCATCGTCTCCTGCGGTCCTGACACCGCGCTTCCCCACCACCAGGGTAGGGGGCCGCTCCTGGAGGATGAACCCATTGTCATAGATATCTTCCCCCAGGACGAAAGAACCGGTTATCATGCCGACATGACACGCACGGTCGTGAAAGGCGAACCATCTCCGGCGATCAGGGAGATGTATGACGCTGTCAGGGCTGCAAAAGAACATGCGATATCGATGCTTCGTGCCGGTGCGCACGGCGCCGACCTGCATCGTGAGGTAGTGGAGTTCTTCCGCGACCGCGGATACGAGAGCAACATGCGGGGGTTCACCCACAGCCTCGGTCACGGCGTAGGGCTTGAGGTGCACGAAGATCCGTCCCTAGGTCCCGAGGGCGGGGAACTTTGCGCAGGCAACGTGGTCACCGTTGAGCCCGGGCTCTACTACCCGGGCATCGGCGGTGTCCGCCTTGAGGATATGGGCGTGGTTACAGAGACCGGGTTTGACCGGTTCACCCAATACGAAGAGAGGCTTACAGTATGA
- a CDS encoding cupin domain-containing protein: protein MSETETERLTERVIDPRGLVAYQPGSIVSRMLINTPAGTITIFAFDADEGLSEHTAPYDAVLEVLEGEALITIAGTDYSLTAGEMIIMPAGKPHAVQAITQFKMMLTMIHA from the coding sequence ATGTCGGAGACTGAAACCGAGAGACTCACCGAACGTGTCATCGACCCCCGCGGCCTGGTTGCCTATCAGCCAGGCTCGATCGTCAGCCGGATGCTCATAAACACCCCTGCAGGCACCATAACGATCTTTGCCTTCGATGCAGACGAAGGCCTCTCGGAGCACACCGCTCCCTATGACGCCGTCCTGGAGGTTCTTGAGGGAGAGGCTCTCATCACCATCGCGGGCACGGATTACTCCCTTACAGCGGGCGAGATGATCATAATGCCCGCCGGGAAGCCCCACGCTGTCCAGGCCATCACGCAGTTCAAGATGATGCTGACGATGATCCATGCCTGA
- a CDS encoding IS66 family transposase, which translates to MHTTSTDLLTLYGHHPKRGSAAMDAIGVLPAFKGIMVHDCWSPYFGYACEHAVCNAHILRDLKGISENAGQRWSDEMHDLLLEIYAAVDGAPESAGSLTPIEIEEFQRRFDLILENGKAENPSSPLPVQGGRRSRKRRTPAENLIDRCQRYRVEILRFMTDFRMPFTNNLAERDIRMVKVQQKISGTSQLCGGGI; encoded by the coding sequence CTGCATACAACCAGTACGGATCTCCTCACGCTGTATGGTCATCATCCGAAAAGAGGATCGGCGGCGATGGATGCGATCGGTGTACTTCCCGCGTTCAAAGGGATCATGGTCCATGACTGCTGGTCGCCATACTTCGGGTATGCATGCGAGCATGCGGTCTGTAATGCCCATATCCTCCGCGATCTCAAAGGGATATCGGAGAATGCCGGTCAACGTTGGTCTGATGAGATGCATGATCTCCTTCTTGAGATCTACGCCGCTGTTGATGGAGCCCCGGAATCAGCGGGTTCTCTCACACCGATTGAGATCGAAGAGTTTCAAAGACGATTTGATCTGATCCTCGAGAACGGGAAGGCAGAGAACCCCTCCTCTCCTCTGCCGGTTCAAGGAGGGAGACGTAGTCGGAAGAGACGAACTCCTGCTGAGAACCTCATTGACCGGTGTCAGAGATATCGTGTAGAGATCCTCCGGTTCATGACCGATTTCAGGATGCCCTTTACGAACAACCTTGCGGAGCGTGACATCAGGATGGTTAAGGTTCAGCAGAAGATCTCGGGGACGTCTCAGTTGTGTGGAGGGGGCATCTAA
- a CDS encoding ATP-binding protein, with product MTGDTGMRDLLAIMELLLTAEIFNRNENLDINDLHPLTREFFGVGVGGSPEVKRPLIVSEGAIKKVLGVPETVCQAVRANPFVGYEEFGQRLRLLSLDAAAGWFIKRGGKDRIGENPVLAFYFEGMDSIDLRYQDVRAKNPRFEDTKEYIEAKVSRVVGESEEMREARDLIIISAPAEVEYNLEKLVCTPRQEEVIKKIGVALEHRDFLKQHGIYEFGRLLFVGPPGTGKTSLALAMSPELHMPVLEVRLAMVTSQYLGETSKNIDRIFELAKRLAPCILFIDEFDFVAKTRVSDDHGAMKRAVNMLLKNIDQISFVRNGVLLIGATNHPHILDEAAWRRFDEVVEFPLPDRKMRQAILEKVAATIECDCDFADIAARTEGFSGSDLRMMMKEAVISALMEGRHRISPVDIEQGLLRVEERNLIRAGH from the coding sequence ATGACCGGCGATACTGGTATGCGTGATCTCCTTGCTATCATGGAACTCCTGCTGACCGCTGAGATATTCAATCGGAACGAGAACCTCGACATCAACGATCTCCACCCGCTCACCCGAGAGTTTTTTGGGGTCGGGGTCGGCGGGAGCCCCGAGGTGAAAAGACCCCTGATCGTTAGCGAAGGGGCGATCAAGAAGGTTCTTGGCGTCCCGGAGACCGTCTGCCAGGCTGTTCGCGCCAACCCCTTCGTCGGTTACGAAGAGTTCGGGCAGCGCCTCCGCCTGCTCTCGCTCGATGCGGCGGCGGGATGGTTCATCAAAAGGGGCGGGAAGGATCGGATCGGGGAGAACCCCGTGCTTGCATTCTATTTTGAAGGGATGGACAGCATCGATCTCCGCTACCAGGACGTTCGGGCGAAGAACCCACGGTTTGAGGATACAAAGGAGTACATCGAGGCGAAGGTCTCCCGCGTCGTCGGGGAGAGTGAAGAGATGCGGGAGGCCCGCGATCTCATCATCATCAGCGCTCCGGCGGAGGTTGAGTACAATCTTGAAAAACTGGTCTGCACCCCCCGACAGGAGGAGGTCATCAAGAAGATCGGTGTCGCCCTCGAGCACCGTGATTTCTTAAAGCAGCATGGGATCTATGAGTTCGGCCGCCTCCTCTTCGTCGGTCCACCTGGCACCGGAAAGACGTCGCTTGCGCTTGCGATGTCCCCGGAACTCCATATGCCGGTTCTTGAGGTCCGCCTGGCAATGGTCACCTCCCAGTACCTTGGTGAGACCTCAAAGAACATCGACCGGATCTTTGAACTTGCAAAGAGGCTCGCTCCCTGTATTCTCTTCATTGACGAGTTCGATTTCGTCGCAAAGACCAGGGTCAGCGACGACCACGGCGCGATGAAGCGCGCGGTGAATATGCTCTTAAAGAACATCGACCAGATCAGTTTCGTGAGGAACGGTGTTCTCCTCATCGGGGCAACGAACCATCCCCACATCCTTGACGAAGCGGCCTGGCGACGTTTTGACGAGGTTGTGGAGTTCCCGCTTCCTGACCGGAAGATGAGGCAGGCGATCCTGGAGAAGGTTGCTGCCACGATCGAGTGCGACTGCGATTTTGCAGACATCGCCGCCAGGACGGAGGGGTTCTCGGGATCCGATCTGCGGATGATGATGAAAGAGGCTGTGATATCGGCGCTGATGGAAGGTCGGCACCGGATCAGCCCGGTGGATATCGAACAGGGGCTCCTCCGGGTCGAGGAGCGCAACCTCATCCGGGCCGGGCATTGA
- a CDS encoding FecCD family ABC transporter permease: MEQNISLYEGYARLKRTRAAFMLALIFGLILLIGIAVTLGSADLGVAESYLAILAGLFPGRFSAPELAITIVWDYRLHRVLFAVCAGFGLAVAGSVMQGILRNPLASPFTLGIASAAATGAAVAIVMGAGVLGGEYLIIGNAFLFALLAAFAIYGMARYRGVGSETMVLAGIALMYLFSAVTSLLQYVGSSEELQAVVFWMFGSVDKSTWLKLGIVALVLACTVPYLVYRAWDLNALAEGDEVAAGLGVPVERSMMVMMLIASLITAVIICFTGTIGFIGLVAPHITRMIIGSDFRTLLPASGLIGALLLLAADSIARSVLAPQVIPVGIVTAFLGVPFFIYLFLHRRDA, from the coding sequence ATGGAGCAGAATATCAGTCTTTACGAGGGCTACGCGCGGCTGAAGAGGACACGCGCCGCCTTTATGCTTGCCCTCATCTTCGGACTCATCCTCCTCATCGGGATAGCGGTCACCCTCGGGTCGGCCGATCTCGGAGTGGCTGAGTCCTATCTCGCGATCCTGGCCGGTCTCTTCCCCGGCAGGTTCAGTGCTCCGGAACTTGCAATCACCATCGTCTGGGACTACCGGCTCCACCGGGTGCTCTTCGCGGTCTGCGCCGGGTTCGGGCTCGCGGTGGCGGGTTCGGTGATGCAGGGGATCCTCCGAAACCCACTTGCAAGCCCATTCACGCTCGGTATCGCCTCGGCGGCGGCCACCGGCGCAGCCGTTGCGATAGTCATGGGCGCCGGGGTTCTCGGCGGGGAGTACCTCATCATAGGCAACGCTTTCCTCTTTGCCCTGCTTGCCGCGTTTGCCATCTACGGGATGGCCCGATACAGAGGAGTGGGCTCGGAGACGATGGTCCTTGCCGGGATCGCGCTCATGTACCTCTTCTCGGCGGTGACCTCGCTCCTCCAGTACGTCGGCAGCAGCGAAGAGCTCCAGGCAGTGGTATTCTGGATGTTTGGGTCGGTTGACAAGTCAACCTGGCTGAAACTCGGGATCGTCGCGCTTGTCCTTGCCTGCACCGTCCCTTACCTGGTATACCGTGCCTGGGACCTCAACGCTCTGGCAGAGGGTGACGAGGTGGCGGCCGGTCTCGGGGTGCCGGTCGAGCGTTCGATGATGGTCATGATGCTTATCGCCTCGCTCATCACAGCGGTGATCATATGTTTCACCGGGACGATCGGGTTCATCGGGCTTGTTGCGCCGCACATCACACGCATGATCATAGGTAGCGATTTCAGAACGCTCCTTCCGGCATCCGGTCTCATCGGTGCTCTCCTTCTCCTGGCGGCAGACAGTATCGCCCGAAGCGTCCTTGCACCGCAGGTCATCCCTGTCGGTATCGTGACCGCGTTTCTCGGGGTGCCGTTCTTCATCTACCTCTTCCTGCACCGGAGGGATGCCTGA
- a CDS encoding ABC transporter ATP-binding protein: MPLISVEDLSFAYRDREVLHEITFSVERGEVLGLVGPNGCGKTTLIRCINGMLSPRRGRVMLDGRDIRIMHRREIARAMAYVPQSAGNRTAATVFETVLMGRRPYLNWKVSPADEDKVVEALTLLDLEELAFRRVAELSGGERQRVMIARALVQETDAIFLDEPTSNLDLCHQMAVMEILRDLADKKGLAIVIALHDLNLAATYCHRLLVLEGGSIYGCGAPAEVLTEDMLRSVYGIEAVVKRDLPAPYIVPLRPGCLESGV; encoded by the coding sequence ATGCCGCTGATATCGGTCGAAGATCTCTCGTTTGCCTACCGTGACCGGGAGGTTCTCCACGAAATCACCTTCTCGGTGGAGAGGGGGGAGGTTCTCGGGCTTGTGGGGCCGAACGGCTGCGGGAAGACAACGCTCATCCGGTGCATCAACGGGATGCTATCTCCAAGACGCGGGAGGGTGATGCTCGATGGTCGGGATATCCGCATCATGCACCGGCGCGAGATTGCGCGGGCGATGGCCTACGTGCCGCAGTCTGCCGGGAACCGGACCGCTGCAACCGTGTTTGAGACCGTCCTGATGGGGAGGCGGCCATACCTGAACTGGAAGGTGAGCCCTGCTGACGAGGATAAGGTGGTTGAGGCGCTTACCCTCCTCGATCTCGAGGAACTCGCGTTCCGGAGGGTTGCCGAACTCTCCGGCGGGGAGCGCCAGCGGGTTATGATCGCACGGGCGCTTGTGCAGGAGACAGACGCTATCTTCCTCGACGAACCGACCAGCAACCTGGATCTCTGCCACCAGATGGCGGTGATGGAGATCCTGCGCGACCTCGCCGATAAGAAGGGACTTGCTATCGTCATCGCTCTCCACGACCTCAATCTCGCGGCTACTTACTGCCACCGTCTTCTGGTGCTCGAAGGCGGGTCGATATACGGCTGCGGGGCTCCGGCGGAAGTGCTAACCGAAGATATGCTCAGGTCGGTCTACGGGATTGAGGCAGTGGTAAAACGGGACCTCCCGGCGCCTTACATCGTCCCCCTCCGCCCCGGGTGCCTGGAAAGCGGCGTATAA
- a CDS encoding MBL fold metallo-hydrolase, translating into MRITLLGTGDAIGTPKVGCNCKNCREMVARGWSRLRTSFIIEIGGKHILVESSPDLRQQLLRVGSPHIDAVIWSHGHYDHFIGFGEFYRVQKVPPAYAAPPVMDYCSDYLHFLSFEKHAVPAFESFGLFGLTFTFFPVNHPPVYTCGLLLEHDDMTIAYTSDTREDIPADSRELVAGREIDLLFVDAIAPEGHNISKHMNYAEAVRFAADVGAKDYRCVHMSHLVPPGMPHAGYDMEKFCW; encoded by the coding sequence ATGCGGATCACGCTCCTCGGGACGGGGGATGCCATCGGGACGCCGAAGGTGGGTTGCAACTGCAAAAACTGCAGGGAGATGGTCGCAAGAGGGTGGTCGCGACTGCGGACATCCTTCATCATCGAGATCGGAGGCAAGCACATCCTTGTAGAGTCTTCACCCGACCTGCGGCAGCAGTTACTCCGGGTAGGTTCGCCTCATATCGATGCGGTCATCTGGTCGCACGGTCATTACGACCATTTTATCGGGTTCGGGGAGTTTTACAGGGTTCAAAAAGTGCCGCCGGCATACGCGGCTCCGCCGGTGATGGACTACTGTTCGGATTACCTCCACTTTCTCTCGTTTGAGAAGCATGCCGTCCCGGCCTTTGAGTCATTCGGCCTCTTTGGTCTCACCTTTACGTTCTTTCCTGTGAACCACCCGCCGGTCTACACCTGTGGCCTCCTCCTCGAGCATGATGACATGACGATCGCCTACACCAGCGATACGAGGGAGGATATACCGGCAGATAGCCGGGAACTCGTGGCGGGGAGAGAGATCGATCTCCTCTTTGTCGACGCCATCGCTCCCGAGGGGCACAATATCAGCAAGCACATGAACTACGCCGAAGCCGTCAGGTTCGCCGCCGATGTAGGCGCGAAGGACTATCGGTGCGTCCACATGAGCCACCTGGTTCCGCCGGGGATGCCGCACGCCGGGTATGATATGGAGAAGTTCTGCTGGTGA
- a CDS encoding TIGR04084 family radical SAM/SPASM domain-containing protein, with amino-acid sequence MYYHLILTDACNLCCTYCRGKAFVVDSPDQPGISIDEDLPVDLDIDLDDLYRFLAKDPDPILILYGGEPLLAPDLVSEIARKAPVSALILHTNGTLLDDLEPAIANRFDTILVSIDGPESLTDAHRGEGTFDRVMRNLRGLVAGGFGGELIARMTVTEDTDIVEAVCYLTENERFSFPAVHWQMDANFWNDYGMRDYAAWVSESYNPGIRSLVAFWVETMRREARVLRWYPFIDPMEDMLLGRPGKLRCGCGHANYSIMTDGHIVPCPIMVGMKDYYAGHIATADPLHLPVTTVGSPCTECGILEFCGGRCLYSNILRPWPEEGRRVVCSTVENLHAALSAALPHVRSLIQDGRIRLEDFSHRRYNSCEIIP; translated from the coding sequence GTGTACTACCATCTCATCCTGACCGATGCCTGCAACCTCTGCTGCACCTACTGCCGCGGAAAGGCGTTTGTCGTCGACTCCCCCGACCAACCCGGGATCTCCATCGACGAAGACCTGCCTGTTGACCTCGATATCGATCTCGATGACCTCTACCGGTTCCTGGCAAAGGATCCCGATCCGATACTCATCTTGTATGGCGGGGAACCCCTGCTCGCACCCGACCTGGTCAGCGAGATCGCCCGCAAAGCGCCTGTATCGGCGCTGATCCTGCACACCAACGGCACGCTCCTTGATGATCTCGAACCCGCCATCGCAAACCGGTTCGACACCATCCTGGTCTCGATCGACGGCCCGGAGAGCCTCACCGACGCCCACCGGGGCGAGGGGACGTTTGATCGGGTCATGAGAAACCTCCGCGGTCTCGTGGCCGGCGGGTTTGGAGGCGAACTGATCGCCAGGATGACCGTGACCGAGGATACTGATATCGTTGAGGCGGTCTGCTACCTTACGGAGAACGAGAGGTTCTCCTTCCCGGCAGTCCACTGGCAGATGGACGCAAATTTCTGGAACGACTACGGGATGCGAGACTACGCTGCATGGGTATCAGAAAGTTACAACCCTGGTATCCGCTCGCTTGTGGCCTTCTGGGTCGAGACGATGCGGCGGGAGGCACGGGTGCTCCGGTGGTACCCCTTCATTGACCCGATGGAGGACATGCTGCTCGGCCGGCCAGGCAAACTCCGGTGTGGTTGCGGCCACGCAAACTACAGCATCATGACCGACGGGCATATCGTTCCATGCCCAATAATGGTAGGGATGAAGGACTACTACGCCGGGCATATAGCGACAGCAGATCCCCTCCACCTGCCGGTTACCACTGTTGGGAGTCCCTGCACGGAGTGTGGTATCCTTGAGTTCTGCGGCGGCCGCTGCCTTTACTCAAACATCCTCCGACCCTGGCCGGAGGAGGGGCGGCGGGTCGTCTGCAGCACGGTGGAGAACCTCCATGCCGCTCTCTCAGCGGCGCTGCCGCATGTCAGATCGCTCATCCAGGACGGCAGAATCAGGCTGGAGGATTTCTCCCACCGGCGCTACAACAGTTGTGAGATCATACCCTGA